The following proteins come from a genomic window of Achromobacter deleyi:
- a CDS encoding PepSY-associated TM helix domain-containing protein — MKAKLRKSLRSAVSFLHRWTGMILGSVLVLAGLSGSLLAFDHELDGWMNSAMLRNTAGVCAAPLPPSAAARAVEQAWPGAAVAAITLPQAPADSYRVQFKHASTADNEAGVDACSGQLLASRDRDAVTLDRAHLMPLLLRWHMTLLQGKTGREVLGWLAVAWVALLLAGIYLAWPRPGHWRRSVTVTRGVGAFRTSYELHRAAGLVSALFLLVVAGSGFFMGLPQLGRQLVASVATLPADARGATQAPLAAGETEIGWDGAAARARALAPADATLVMLRRDPAHGVYQARVRRADDWQPVGTLRMFLAMRGGDLLSCADPISGTAAQRFLAVMFPLHSGSLYGLPTRILTAVLGLLPLLFFVTGLVIWISRRRLQHRGRQAAQARARAARQQA, encoded by the coding sequence GCTTTCGACCACGAGCTTGACGGCTGGATGAACAGCGCCATGCTGCGCAATACGGCGGGCGTCTGCGCCGCGCCGCTGCCGCCCTCGGCCGCCGCCCGCGCGGTCGAGCAGGCCTGGCCCGGCGCCGCGGTCGCCGCCATCACCCTGCCCCAGGCGCCGGCCGACAGCTACCGGGTGCAATTCAAGCACGCATCGACCGCCGACAACGAAGCCGGCGTGGACGCCTGCTCCGGCCAGTTGCTGGCCAGCCGCGACCGCGACGCGGTCACGCTGGACCGCGCCCACCTGATGCCGCTGCTGTTGCGTTGGCACATGACCCTGCTGCAAGGCAAGACCGGCCGCGAAGTGCTGGGCTGGCTCGCGGTGGCCTGGGTGGCGCTGCTGCTGGCCGGCATCTACCTGGCCTGGCCGCGGCCGGGCCACTGGCGCCGTTCGGTCACGGTGACGCGCGGCGTCGGCGCCTTCCGCACCAGCTACGAACTGCACCGCGCCGCGGGACTGGTCTCGGCGCTGTTCCTGCTGGTGGTGGCCGGCAGCGGCTTCTTCATGGGGTTGCCGCAGCTGGGCCGGCAACTGGTCGCCAGCGTCGCGACCCTGCCGGCCGACGCGCGAGGTGCGACGCAGGCGCCGCTGGCCGCGGGCGAAACGGAAATCGGTTGGGATGGCGCCGCCGCCCGGGCACGCGCGCTGGCGCCGGCGGATGCGACGCTGGTGATGCTGCGCCGCGACCCGGCGCACGGCGTCTACCAGGCACGCGTGCGCCGCGCCGACGACTGGCAGCCGGTCGGCACCTTGCGCATGTTCCTCGCGATGCGCGGCGGCGATCTGCTGTCGTGCGCCGATCCGATATCGGGCACCGCCGCCCAGCGTTTCCTGGCGGTGATGTTCCCGCTGCATTCCGGCAGCCTCTATGGCCTGCCGACCCGCATCCTGACGGCCGTCCTCGGCCTGCTACCCCTGCTGTTCTTCGTCACCGGACTGGTCATCTGGATCAGCCGCCGCCGGCTGCAGCACCGCGGCAGGCAGGCGGCGCAAGCGCGCGCCCGCGCGGCGCGGCAACAGGCCTGA
- a CDS encoding DUF3309 family protein, producing MSTILLIILILLLIGAVPAWPHSRGWGYYPSGLLGIVLIVLIVLLLTGRI from the coding sequence ATGTCTACCATTCTGTTGATCATCCTGATCCTGCTGCTGATCGGCGCGGTGCCCGCCTGGCCGCATAGCCGGGGGTGGGGCTATTACCCCAGCGGCCTGCTGGGCATCGTGCTCATCGTGCTGATCGTGCTGCTGCTGACAGGGCGCATATAG